The Gammaproteobacteria bacterium genome includes the window TTACACTAATCTGTAAAAAAACAAATGTTAAATTTTGCTACAATCCAATAACTAAACCAGAATCACCGAAAAAAACGAGAGATATAAATAAGCTGTTGTTTTTTTCATCACCGAATAAAGGTTTGGAACAGGTCATCAACTGTTTTAACGAAGTCATCAGGGAAATGCCGGAAATGAAACTTTTCATAGCTAATCCAGGTTATAAAACTTCTGATATTCAAGCAGAGAATAAGAATATTATTGTCTTAGGTTCACTGCCTTATCATGAAATGATGAAACATGTTGCAGAATCACTCTGTATTTTCTATCCACAAAACACTTTTGCGGAAACATTTGGGCTGATTTACGCCGAAGCCAATGCTCTTGGCATACCGGTATTGGCACATGATATCGGTTCAGCACGAGAAATTTTGCACTCGAATAATAATTTGATTGATGCAACAAACTCACAACAAATTATTAATACGCTGAAAAGCTGGCAAAATGACTTGCCAAAAGTTGAATACAAAGAAAACTTCAATGAAGATTTTGTTTTTCAGCAATGGGATGCCTTATTCTCACAGTCCCAGTTTTTTAATACGATACCTTAAAGCTCTGAAACTAATTCCCAATACCTTAGCTGCTGCTGTTTTATTGTTGTTTGTCAGTTTTAAAGCATTGGTGATTTCCTGAATTTCAATTTCGTTAATGTACTCTTCAAGATTTTTATTATGTCTTTGTGAAAGCAATTTAGGTTGTTGATTATCATCGAACCCAAGATCAGTTTCGCGAATAATATCATTCTCACAAACATTCGCCGCTCGCTCAAGAATACTCTTAAGTTCCAGTATGTTCCCGGGGAAATTATAAGAACACAGCGTATGCAACGCTTGAGAATCAATTTTGCACGGAAGTTGCTGCCATTTTTCAGCATATTCAGTCAGAATGGCTTTAGACAATCCAGGTATATCATCCTTATGATCAGCCAATGGTCGAGTGAAAAGTTTTATGACGGTCATTCTCTCCATCAGTTCACTGTTGAATTTATCCAGCTTTTCTGCTTCATCAATATTATGGTTGCAAGTGACGATGAAGCGGACATCCAGATTGACTTTCTCGTTGTCCTCATTGGTAAATGATTTATCATGAAGAATTTTAGCTAAACTCGATTGCGTGGAAATTTTGAGAAATCCAATGTTTTCCATAAACAAGGTACTGCCATTCGCTTCGGTTAAAACAGCAATTAAGCGTTCATATTCACTCATCTCAGGAGAATCATTTTGATCTTCTATACAATCAAAGCTGATGAACTCTTTATCATTTCTTCGAGATAAATTAT containing:
- a CDS encoding glycosyltransferase, which codes for MKTVLFLDNTYPQAYNLKTLQEKAIGGTEASIIKTAQILSNKYKVFVAQKYREEDEVVSDSLAFISKRSISQHNADYVVVLRKYQVLKEIRGLFPHAKLFLWIHTYKNFEYIFKRCGFAKNDVTVICNSETHKKSINRILNQNILGKFFTLICKKTNVKFCYNPITKPESPKKTRDINKLLFFSSPNKGLEQVINCFNEVIREMPEMKLFIANPGYKTSDIQAENKNIIVLGSLPYHEMMKHVAESLCIFYPQNTFAETFGLIYAEANALGIPVLAHDIGSAREILHSNNNLIDATNSQQIINTLKSWQNDLPKVEYKENFNEDFVFQQWDALFSQSQFFNTIP
- a CDS encoding sigma-54 dependent transcriptional regulator, coding for MSNVKILVVDDEPDILKLLEMTLNKMGLTVYTAPTLGAAKSVLEKNTFHFCLTDMKLPDGNGIELVEHVHKNFPKTPIAVITAYGTIHHAVEALKKGAFDFISKPISLQVLRNLVANGIKEFESPTNENSTPKGKTKLAGSSEYIQSINKSIAKLAKSQSTVYIEGPNCTSKKFIAQCIHNLSRRNDKEFISFDCIEDQNDSPEMSEYERLIAVLTEANGSTLFMENIGFLKISTQSSLAKILHDKSFTNEDNEKVNLDVRFIVTCNHNIDEAEKLDKFNSELMERMTVIKLFTRPLADHKDDIPGLSKAILTEYAEKWQQLPCKIDSQALHTLCSYNFPGNILELKSILERAANVCENDIIRETDLGFDDNQQPKLLSQRHNKNLEEYINEIEIQEITNALKLTNNNKTAAAKVLGISFRALRYRIKKLGL